The nucleotide sequence GTTGACGAACAGGACGGCGAGAGCCAGCGCACCGGCCATGACCAGCGCTGAACCGGGACTCGCGAACAGCTCGGCGGCCCGGTCACCGACCAGCACGCCCAGGCCGATCAGCAGGGCGGCACGGAGCACGCTGAAGGCGGCGACCCAGGCCAGGAAGCGCGGGAAGGACACCCGGGCCAGCCCGGCCGCGAGGTAGGAGGGGACCGCCGCGAGGTCGGCGACCTTGGCGTTCCAGACGACCATGGGCAGGTTCCGGCGTACGGCCGCGGTCAGCCGGCCACGACGCTCGTGGCTCAACCCGAGACGCCGGAGAAACCGGCTGAAAACGGACCGAGCGCCGAGCCGACCGAACAGGTAGAGCAGGCTGTCGGCGGCCACGTCGGCACAGACCACCACCACCAGGATCGGCAGGAAGCCCGCGGTCCCCGCGCCGACCAGCGAGCCGGCGAACACGGTCGCGGCCGGTCCTTCGGCCATGACCAGCGGAGGGATCACCGCGTACGGGTGGTGCTCCACCGCTGTCCAGAGGCTGTTCAGCACTTCCATGCCGGGAACTGTCCCGGCGCGCCACGTCGCCCGGCG is from Micromonospora sp. WMMD1102 and encodes:
- a CDS encoding VTT domain-containing protein, with product MEVLNSLWTAVEHHPYAVIPPLVMAEGPAATVFAGSLVGAGTAGFLPILVVVVCADVAADSLLYLFGRLGARSVFSRFLRRLGLSHERRGRLTAAVRRNLPMVVWNAKVADLAAVPSYLAAGLARVSFPRFLAWVAAFSVLRAALLIGLGVLVGDRAAELFASPGSALVMAGALALAVLFVNLFVRRAVGRRRSEVIA